The Ignavibacteriales bacterium genome contains the following window.
TGTCAGATCGTGAATTTCAGGTCTTTCACCTGATTGCCGCAGGTTCAACAATCTCGGAAATTGCAGAAAAATTATTTTTGAGTGTGAATACGGTCAGCACTTATCGCTCCCGCATCATGGAAAAATTAAATCTTCGAACGAATGCGGATCTAATTTCGTATGCTAGAAGTCATTTCCTTATTGAGTGAAAGAAGATAAATGCATACTTTGTCATGGGCTTGTAGTATAATCCGTGACAAATGAAACTGTAGATCCACCACAAAGAAATCTTACCACTTCCCACAATTATTAAATTCCTTTATCATTAATTTGTACAAGTAATTAAATTATTTAATAAGTTTTAATTATTTAGTGGCGAGGATTTATGCAGTTATTGATAGCAGAGAAATCAGAATTAGTGCAAGAAAGAATCGCAAGAATAGTTTCAAGTTGCGATAAAGTTCCGAATATTGAATACGCGATGTCGATCGATGATACGATTGATGCAATAAGTAATAATAAAATTGATGTTATCATTCTTTCATTGAAAATAATCAAGGAACGCGGTTTTAAGATAATA
Protein-coding sequences here:
- a CDS encoding response regulator transcription factor, with product MQLLIAEKSELVQERIARIVSSCDKVPNIEYAMSIDDTIDAISNNKIDVIILSLKIIKERGFKIISQLKQYVPMIIIMISNSIPIYKLMLIDAGANLVLDDSEEFEEIPQVLTRLQSVPK